CAGATGTACCTCAATTGTCGGAGCTTCTCCTGCAACTGTAGGACGACAGCCAATGTTCATTACTCCTTTAATTGCTGTTTGCTCGAGCAAAACATCGACTGAATACACACCATATCGGGGTAAAAACTTTTCAGCAGGAAGCTGCAAATTTGCGGTGGGAAAGCCAATAGTTCGGCCCAACTGCTGACCTTTAACTACTGTTCCAATAAGACTATATGGTCTACCTAACATAGCGTTGGCAACCTTAATTTCACCCTCTGACAAAGCCTGACGAATCAGAGAGCTACTGACTCGCACTTCTTGATTATTTTGGTTCTGGTACTGACGTAAAGAGTTGAGGTGTACCGCAATGCCAAAACTAGCAGCAATCCTTTTTAAATCTTCTCCTGTCCCTTTTCTTTGATGGCCGAAACGGAAATCTGAGCCGACACTAATTAGAGTAGCCTGTAATTGCTTAACCAAAATTTGTTCGACAAACTGCTGCGGACTAAGAGAAGCCAGATCGCGATTAAATGGCAAAAGAATTAACTGCTCGATCCCTAAATTGGCTAAAAGCTCCGCTTTTTGAGCAATAGGAGTCAAAAACTGTAGTTTGCCACCAGTAAAAAATTCACGAGGATGAGGGGTAAAGCTAACTACGGAAGGATAGACATGAGGCTGTCTAGGTGTTTTTAGGGAATCAACGATCGGTTGCAGCACGATTCGATGCCCTTGATGAATACCATCAAAATTACCAAGAGCGATCGCTGTAGGCGTTGTGATCTGTTCTACGGAAGATGCAATTAACACGCTTTACATTTTTACACAATTTATGACTGATGAGAATAAATGTATCAACTCAAGAGAAATAGTGAATCTTAACCTAGGAATGGGAACGATATTTATTGGTAGATTTTTGTAAGATTATCATGAGCAAGCTGCAATATATTTCTTTGGCAACCACCGCATTAATATTAGGTTGTAACAGCATCGGCATTTCTAACATCGATGCCTCAACTATCATCAGGCAGCAGAAACCGATTACTTCGTCTAAAAGCCAGAATAAAATAGCCACCTCTTTTGAAAATAGCATTTCTCACTCTACAACAGCTATTAAAGCTATCAAACAGTATGAATTAGCTCAAAAGCCAGCTTCTAATCAAACCCCCGATTCTGACGATGAGATGATTGATGCTTTGCAGCAAAGACAAGAAAAGCTGGAAAATCTCAAGGAATTAAACAAGTTTAAAGAGAACAAAATTGATGAGCGTTCGAGTACTTCAGATTCTTCCGATTCTTTAGAGATATCAAGCCCTTTAGCATTTAAAATGCTAACCATTGGTTTGCCTGCTACTATTTTAGTGTTTCTAATAGCTACTCCGTTTGTCAAAGGAATTACGGAAGTCTTTAAAAGTAACTATCAAGAAAAATATGGCAAGCCACAAGTTCCCGAAGGTTCAATCAGTCTACACCATAGATCTTTTAAAGAAATTACCTCAATTGGTAACAAAGCAGAAAATATAAACAATGACAAATTCGGCAGTGAAGAGTTTTTACTTCTGTTAAGAATCAAGATTAATATCTCTAAAGAAGCAGGATATAAAGGATTGGGTAATTGTGTTGAGCTGTTGCAAGCAGCTATTACTGCTCAAAAAAGCTTTTTACGTTTAGAACAAACTGAGTTACGCTATCGTAGCCGCAAACAACAAGAATTTTATCAGTATGTTGCCGACAATTTAGCAAGCGATCGCGATATTGACCAAGAAGCTTTTGCTAAAAAACTTAACCAAAAACAAGTAGAAGTTTTGCCATTAATTACTACAGAAGAAGGAAGAGAAGCAATTGATACCTACGCTAAAGAAATTAAGGTTTTGAGTCAATACAAACTGGGATTAAAACTGCTGGCATTGTTCAAGCAGTATGAGTTGAAAGATTTTTCAATTCTCAAGCGTATTTCAGATGTAGTAGAGAGTCTTCAAGGCAAAGATTTGATCTCAAGTGATAATTTAGTTTCTCCCGTCTTGGAAAACTACGAAAGTTTTGAAAAGCTCGGTCCAATTCTAAATATTTCTCAAGCAGAAAGCACTCCTCAAGCTTATGCCAAAATCTTACAGGTAATCGGATTGACCAATCGACATGGCAAAGCATATTTGGAATTTAAGCAGCTAGTTGAACTACTTAAAAAATGGGAAAATCCCTCTAGAGCGATCGCTCTGGTACGGGAAGAATACACGGCAGACAAGTATAGTATTCCCTCAGAATTTAAAGAAGACATACCAGGAATTAGCGTTTACCAAAAATATGCTGAATATCTCCCCGATTTATAACATAAGCTAATGAGTGCGATCGCGCAGCCATGGTAGCAGCTTGTTTCAAATCTGTATTGCACTAGCAATCAGAGTCGGGAGGATGTCAAAATATAAGACTGGAGCAATTATAGAAGAAATAGCAATGAGCGACTTTGATTACGATTTAATTATTATTGGTGCAGGCGTTGGTGGACACGGTGCAGCATTACACGCAGTTAAAAATGGTTTGAGAACAGCAATCATCGAAGCCCAAGACATGGGCGGTACTTGCGTTAATCGTGGCTGTATCCCCTCAAAAGCTCTATTAGCAGCTTCTGGCAGAGTTAGAGAGTTTGGCGATGCTCATCACTTACAAGATATGGGTATTCAGCTAGAAGGCATCCAGTTTAAGCGTAGCGCGATCGCCGATCATGCGACTAATTTGGTTAACAAAATTCAAGGAGATTTAACCAACAGCCTTAAACGTCTGAAGGTAGATATTATTCGTGGTTGGGGTGAGTTGGCAGGAACTCAAAAGGTTAAAGTTAAGAGCGATGCAGGAGATAAAACCTACACCGCCAAGGAAATTATGCTTTGTCCTGGTTCGATTCCTTTTGTTCCCAGAGGGATTGAAATAGATGGTAAAACTGTCTTCACTAGTGATAATGCAGTTAAGTTAGAATCTCTTCCAGACTGGATTGCCATTATTGGTAGTGGCTATATTGGGTTGGAATTTTCTGATGTTTATACTGCTTTGGGTTGCGAAGTAACGATTATCGAAGCTTTAGATACTTTAATGCCTGGGTTCGATCCTGACATTGCTAAAATTGCCAAAAAAGTTTTACTCGATCGCCGCGACATCGAAACTTACCAAGGTGTCTTTGCGACTAAAATCACTCCTGGCGCACCTGTAACTATTGAGTTAACCGATGCCAAAACCAAAGAGGTAGTAGAAGTATTAGAAGTGGATGCCTGTTTAGTAGCCACTGGACGCATCCCCGCCACTAAAAAACTCGGTCTAGAAACTTTGGCCATCGAATTAGACAAGCGTGGCTTTATTCCCGTCAACGATAAAATGCAGGTTTTACGGGATGGACAACCAGTGCCTCATCTTTGGGCGGTAGGAGATGCCACTGGTAAAATGATGTTGGCTCATGCTGCTTCGGGACAAGGGGTAATCGCGATCGAAAATATGTGCGGCGCAGATAAAGAAGTAGACTATCGCTGTATACCTGCGGCTGCGTTTACTCATCCTGAAATTAGTTATGTAGGTTTGACAGAAGCTCAAGCCAAAGCAATAGGCGATCGCGAAGGCTATAAAGTAGCTACGGTTAAATCTTTTTATAAAGGTAATTCCAAAGCCTTAGCCGAAGGAGAAACCGAAGGTGTCGCCAAGATTATTTATCGCCAGGATACAGGGGAATTATTAGGAGTACACATCATTGGGATCCATGCTTCGGATTTAATTCAAGAAGCAGCAAATGCGATCGCCAAACGAGAATCAGTACAAAATCTCTCTTTTAATATCCATACACATCCGACTTTATCTGAAGTACTAGACGAAGCCTACAAACGCGCTCAAGTAGTTGGAGTTTAGATTATTATGCAGGGGT
This sequence is a window from Coleofasciculaceae cyanobacterium. Protein-coding genes within it:
- a CDS encoding bifunctional riboflavin kinase/FAD synthetase gives rise to the protein MLIASSVEQITTPTAIALGNFDGIHQGHRIVLQPIVDSLKTPRQPHVYPSVVSFTPHPREFFTGGKLQFLTPIAQKAELLANLGIEQLILLPFNRDLASLSPQQFVEQILVKQLQATLISVGSDFRFGHQRKGTGEDLKRIAASFGIAVHLNSLRQYQNQNNQEVRVSSSLIRQALSEGEIKVANAMLGRPYSLIGTVVKGQQLGRTIGFPTANLQLPAEKFLPRYGVYSVDVLLEQTAIKGVMNIGCRPTVAGEAPTIEVHLLNWSGDLYGQTLRVNLSEFLRPEQKFASIEALKQQITQDCQSVLNN
- the lpdA gene encoding dihydrolipoyl dehydrogenase, which produces MSKYKTGAIIEEIAMSDFDYDLIIIGAGVGGHGAALHAVKNGLRTAIIEAQDMGGTCVNRGCIPSKALLAASGRVREFGDAHHLQDMGIQLEGIQFKRSAIADHATNLVNKIQGDLTNSLKRLKVDIIRGWGELAGTQKVKVKSDAGDKTYTAKEIMLCPGSIPFVPRGIEIDGKTVFTSDNAVKLESLPDWIAIIGSGYIGLEFSDVYTALGCEVTIIEALDTLMPGFDPDIAKIAKKVLLDRRDIETYQGVFATKITPGAPVTIELTDAKTKEVVEVLEVDACLVATGRIPATKKLGLETLAIELDKRGFIPVNDKMQVLRDGQPVPHLWAVGDATGKMMLAHAASGQGVIAIENMCGADKEVDYRCIPAAAFTHPEISYVGLTEAQAKAIGDREGYKVATVKSFYKGNSKALAEGETEGVAKIIYRQDTGELLGVHIIGIHASDLIQEAANAIAKRESVQNLSFNIHTHPTLSEVLDEAYKRAQVVGV